The window CGGCATCTACGCGATTGATGTTCCGGCAGGGAACACGCTGACGATCCGTACCTGTCGGCTGGTCGCTACGCTTGTCGTCAATCTTGGAGCGGGATCGAAACTCTCCGTGGTCAACTCGGTTGTTTGGGATCCCCCCTCGGCCACCCAGCCTTCGCTTATTGTCCGAGGCACGGCGCTGGCTTCGATCGACTTTGTGGGCACCAGCACAGCGCTCAAGGAATCCTCCTGGAACTACAACTTCAACCCGCCGCACACACCGTACCAGGGAGTCTCGAACACGACGATGAACGACTCGTTTTCGTCGGAACTCCACGGCGTGTTCCACGTCATCGGATCGCTGACGACAACCAGCGTCGGAGCCGATCTCAAGATAGTCGGCTGCCTGATCAGTGATGGCACCGTCACGGTCTCGGGCAAGAACTCTTTGATCAAACTTGATTCCGCGATCGGTGCTTCCCCACCCGTTGGCTATTGGTCGGGAGGAGCGATGACTGCCGTGCGAGGAACGTGGCAGTGGCAGCAGGTGCCGTAAGTTGATGCCAACTTGGCTTATGCAGCCTCTCGCGGCATGACCACGGTCTGCGAACGGTGCTTCGCCACCATCTCGTCATAAACCGCGAGGTCCAGGCTGAGGAAGAGCGGCACCAGCGCCGGGTCAAACTGCAGGCCCGCCCCCTTCGAGATCTCGCCCAGCACCCGCTCCCGCGGCATCGCGGACCTGTACGACCGGTTGGAACTCATCGCATCGAATGAATCCGCGACCGCCAGCAGCCGGGCGACGAGCGGGATCTGCTCAGCTTGAATGCCCGCCGGGTACCCGCGGCCGTCCCACCTTTCATGATGGTACAGCACGCCCGGCAGCACGTCGTCGAGCGTGGGAATATCCCGCAGGATGCGGTGGCCGATGGTTGGGTGGAGTTTGATCAGTTCAAACTCGTCGTCCGTAAGCCGCCCCGGCTTGCACAGCACCGACTCGGGAACGCCGATTTTGCCCACGTCGTGCAGAAGGCCGGAGATGCGGACCCGCTCGGCCTCGGCCTCGCTCAGACCCGCGGCAATTGCGAGGCGCTGGGCCAGGTACGCGACCCTCTCGGAGTGGCCGCAGGTGTAACTATCCTTGGCATCGATCGACGCGGTGAGCGCCTCGAGTGTCCCGATAAACATCTGGTGCTGCTCTGCGTAGAGCCCGGCGTTCTCGACAAACACGCCCATGTAGTCCGCAGCGGCATCCAGCAGTTGGGTCTCGTAGTTGCTGAT of the Phycisphaeraceae bacterium genome contains:
- a CDS encoding HD-GYP domain-containing protein; the protein is MMIGPELFVSEYFESTCRAAGLDASDTRRAMEPLACFPERGVDRVATALGWMRDDLSQTTRDRAALGEHGVQLTEMYEEIGLLYRLGRSMSGLKAPEAFVKTTCAELAATMPFGWIAVKFIDDSKVAPRLRGLLTLDGALPCPITEFDRQVTELVGGMQPDRWTLLPASDGALLSVMVGSQVLAHPIAREGRVIGAILAGNKGGEDPEISNYETQLLDAAADYMGVFVENAGLYAEQHQMFIGTLEALTASIDAKDSYTCGHSERVAYLAQRLAIAAGLSEAEAERVRISGLLHDVGKIGVPESVLCKPGRLTDDEFELIKLHPTIGHRILRDIPTLDDVLPGVLYHHERWDGRGYPAGIQAEQIPLVARLLAVADSFDAMSSNRSYRSAMPRERVLGEISKGAGLQFDPALVPLFLSLDLAVYDEMVAKHRSQTVVMPREAA